In the genome of Rhodoplanes sp. Z2-YC6860, one region contains:
- a CDS encoding amino acid ABC transporter substrate-binding protein — MSWNVGNALRAGAAALLIGLLSIANAAAQSGEPIKVGMSLALTGAGAAPSKVINTALEIWRDDVNAKGGILGRPVQLVILDDQSTPSNVPNIYTKLITVDKVDLLLGPYGTNFVAPAMPAIIQNKKMTISFTAIGINDKFNYDKYFSMVSVGPEGVNAFSIGFFDLAAQQNPKPQTVAILAADAEFAQSAAQGAREQIKKHGFKLVYDQSYPPSTTDFAPVVRAVQAANADIVFIGAYPPDNVGIIRAANEIGLSPKLFGGAMIGMLVTPIKVQLGPIANGLVINENFSAAMVPKIEGAAEFLKRYNAKASAAGIDPLGFAWGPFAYAAGQALEQAVTATKSLDHDKLAAYMHQASFKTVAGDVSFAKNGEWSKARAVWTQVQNAQPNNLDQFRDGKALPVVWPPDWKTGTLIYPYGDARKK, encoded by the coding sequence ATGTCCTGGAACGTTGGGAATGCGCTGCGCGCAGGCGCGGCGGCGTTGCTGATTGGATTGCTCTCGATTGCAAACGCCGCGGCGCAAAGCGGCGAGCCGATCAAGGTCGGCATGAGCCTGGCTCTGACCGGCGCCGGCGCTGCGCCCAGCAAGGTCATCAACACCGCGCTCGAAATCTGGCGCGACGACGTCAACGCCAAGGGCGGCATCCTCGGCCGGCCGGTGCAGCTCGTCATTCTCGACGACCAGAGCACGCCATCGAACGTGCCCAACATCTACACCAAGCTGATCACGGTCGACAAAGTCGACCTGCTGCTCGGCCCCTACGGCACCAACTTCGTCGCGCCGGCCATGCCGGCCATCATCCAGAACAAGAAGATGACGATCAGCTTCACGGCGATCGGCATCAACGACAAGTTCAACTACGACAAGTATTTCTCGATGGTCTCGGTCGGACCTGAGGGCGTGAACGCCTTCTCGATCGGCTTCTTCGATCTCGCGGCCCAGCAGAATCCCAAGCCGCAGACGGTCGCGATCCTCGCGGCCGACGCCGAGTTCGCGCAAAGCGCCGCGCAGGGCGCACGCGAGCAGATCAAGAAGCACGGCTTCAAGCTGGTCTACGACCAGAGCTATCCGCCCTCGACCACCGACTTCGCGCCGGTGGTCCGCGCCGTGCAGGCGGCGAATGCGGATATCGTCTTCATCGGCGCCTATCCGCCCGATAACGTAGGCATCATCCGTGCCGCCAACGAGATCGGGCTGTCACCGAAACTGTTCGGCGGCGCGATGATCGGCATGCTGGTGACGCCCATCAAGGTCCAGCTCGGGCCGATCGCTAACGGACTCGTCATCAACGAGAATTTTTCCGCCGCCATGGTGCCGAAAATCGAGGGCGCGGCCGAGTTCCTCAAGCGCTACAACGCCAAGGCCTCTGCCGCGGGCATCGATCCGCTGGGCTTCGCCTGGGGGCCGTTCGCCTACGCGGCCGGCCAGGCGTTGGAACAGGCCGTCACCGCGACCAAGAGCCTCGATCACGACAAGCTCGCCGCATACATGCACCAGGCGAGCTTCAAGACCGTGGCCGGCGATGTCTCCTTCGCCAAGAACGGCGAGTGGTCGAAGGCGCGTGCGGTCTGGACCCAGGTGCAGAATGCGCAACCCAACAATCTCGATCAGTTCCGCGACGGCAAAGCGCTGCCGGTGGTGTGGCCGCCGGACTGGAAGACCGGCACGCTGATCTATCCGTACGGGGATGCACGAAAGAAATAG
- a CDS encoding YciI family protein — protein sequence MDASLDELIKRLTQRMLRKKLYVVLSKGGATAEQLGAVLPKHLEYMIGLEKAGVLFASGPLTTAPGQPAGDGLTVLRAANLDEAREIALADPFVINNLRTFEVREWTVMEGSIGVTVNLSDQTIEFA from the coding sequence GTGGACGCGTCATTGGACGAGTTGATCAAGCGGCTCACGCAGCGAATGCTGCGCAAGAAGCTTTACGTGGTCCTCTCCAAAGGTGGTGCAACGGCCGAGCAGCTCGGCGCGGTGCTGCCCAAGCATCTCGAGTACATGATCGGCCTGGAGAAGGCGGGCGTGCTGTTCGCCTCGGGCCCGCTCACGACCGCACCCGGCCAGCCGGCCGGTGACGGGCTGACGGTCCTTCGCGCCGCGAACCTCGACGAGGCGCGCGAGATCGCGCTCGCAGACCCGTTCGTGATCAACAACCTCCGCACCTTCGAGGTGCGCGAATGGACCGTGATGGAAGGCTCGATCGGCGTGACCGTGAACCTGTCCGACCAGACGATAGAGTTCGCGTAA
- a CDS encoding NAD-binding protein — protein MCLYFGPFGAASKVKLVNNLLVAINIAATAEAMALGLKAGVDVDLMIKAVASGSGGSTQFGIRAPWMAQRKFQPVQGAPSQLFHYFDLIRDWADSTGTATPLLDRAIEVYQKCVDMGLGDTHDVAVLVDVVNAMQRKKS, from the coding sequence ATGTGCCTCTACTTCGGGCCGTTCGGCGCTGCGAGCAAGGTGAAGCTCGTCAACAATCTGCTGGTCGCGATCAACATCGCGGCGACCGCCGAGGCGATGGCGCTCGGTCTGAAGGCCGGCGTCGACGTCGACCTGATGATCAAGGCGGTGGCGAGCGGCAGCGGCGGCTCGACGCAATTCGGCATCCGCGCGCCCTGGATGGCGCAGCGCAAGTTCCAGCCGGTGCAGGGCGCGCCGAGCCAGTTGTTTCACTATTTCGATCTGATCCGTGACTGGGCCGACTCGACCGGCACAGCCACACCGCTGCTCGATCGTGCGATCGAGGTTTATCAGAAATGCGTCGACATGGGGCTGGGCGACACGCACGACGTCGCCGTCCTGGTCGACGTGGTCAATGCCATGCAGAGAAAGAAGTCATGA
- a CDS encoding methyl-accepting chemotaxis protein encodes MALPQVSPELAARLANYTIDDRVRETLHRLGPVLEPHVGAAVNEVVAGAERLAQVADTYRTHGNDFQRIESAQFSELLKAEFGDAYLERCRSTIEQEATLGFEGRARMNSAAAVLRTWIVVLKRKNRFNAAKFAEEMHVLSQAVFFDLATTSTFYLQRVRAANSARRQAIDDAIGDFDSAIGGVISALKEATGSLSTTSSTVQSVTEDTQRRMASASHASTETSQSVDLTVAATEELSSSIEEIGQQAARGLEMARSAVADTERTNNAIRSLDEAAERIGSVVGLISKIAAQTNLLALNATIEAARAGEAGKGFAVVAAEVKALANQTSRATEEIAQQVAAIQEATKGAVGEIGSIGRTIHELTSVSTSIAAAVDEQAATTREIATSIQTAAGNTARASVEIKSVEQAANHAAAAVSEIGGWTARLSARAQDLEAKVANFFSRVRAA; translated from the coding sequence ATGGCGCTGCCGCAGGTTTCACCGGAATTAGCCGCCCGGTTGGCGAACTACACCATCGACGATCGGGTCCGCGAAACTCTGCATCGGCTTGGGCCCGTGCTTGAGCCGCATGTCGGCGCGGCCGTCAACGAGGTGGTGGCTGGCGCGGAGCGTCTCGCCCAGGTCGCCGACACCTACCGCACCCACGGCAACGACTTTCAGCGCATCGAGTCGGCGCAGTTTTCCGAATTGCTGAAGGCCGAGTTCGGTGACGCTTATCTCGAGCGCTGCCGTTCGACGATCGAGCAGGAGGCGACGCTCGGCTTCGAAGGCCGCGCGCGCATGAACTCGGCGGCCGCGGTGCTGCGCACCTGGATCGTCGTGCTCAAGCGCAAGAATCGCTTCAACGCCGCGAAGTTCGCCGAAGAGATGCATGTGCTCTCGCAGGCGGTGTTCTTCGATCTTGCGACCACGTCGACGTTTTATTTGCAGCGCGTCCGCGCCGCGAATTCCGCCCGCCGCCAGGCCATCGACGATGCGATCGGCGATTTCGACAGCGCCATCGGCGGCGTCATCAGCGCACTGAAGGAGGCGACCGGCTCGCTCAGCACGACGTCATCGACGGTGCAGAGCGTCACGGAGGACACGCAGCGGCGCATGGCGTCGGCTTCGCACGCCTCCACCGAAACCAGCCAAAGCGTCGACCTGACGGTCGCGGCCACCGAAGAGCTGTCGAGCTCGATCGAGGAGATCGGTCAGCAGGCGGCGCGCGGACTCGAGATGGCACGTTCCGCCGTGGCGGACACCGAACGCACCAACAACGCCATCCGTTCGCTCGACGAAGCCGCCGAGCGCATCGGATCCGTGGTGGGGCTGATTTCCAAGATTGCGGCGCAGACCAATCTTCTGGCGCTCAACGCCACCATCGAGGCGGCGCGCGCCGGCGAGGCCGGCAAGGGCTTCGCGGTGGTCGCCGCCGAGGTGAAGGCGCTCGCCAACCAGACGTCGCGCGCCACCGAGGAGATCGCCCAGCAGGTCGCCGCGATCCAGGAGGCGACCAAGGGCGCGGTCGGCGAGATCGGCTCGATCGGCCGCACCATTCACGAGCTGACGTCGGTTTCGACCTCGATCGCCGCCGCCGTCGACGAGCAGGCCGCGACCACCCGCGAAATCGCAACGTCTATCCAGACCGCGGCCGGCAACACCGCGCGCGCCTCGGTCGAGATCAAGTCGGTCGAGCAGGCCGCCAATCACGCCGCTGCCGCGGTCAGCGAGATCGGCGGCTGGACGGCGCGGCTTTCGGCCCGCGCCCAGGATCTCGAGGCCAAGGTCGCGAATTTCTTCAGCCGCGTGCGGGCGGCTTAG
- a CDS encoding VOC family protein, protein MTLLPRDIRDIIRVKKISHATYETPDLEGQIAYYTDVLGLTLTAKEKDAAFLASTLDHHSVVLRKGGSGDKGQCVRLGFQVGLDDDLGEFEKQTKAQGIKTERKKDPEPSIAEMLTFEDPKGTVMEVFKRADVPPQKFATKGIVPHKLGHVAFFVKDVKKVTDFYCNVLGFRVSDWMGDTFSFLRCGVDHHTINLMQDPENRHFHTAFELRDWGHMLTACDTLSLNGYKLLWGPGRHGIGHNLFTYHRGPNGLITELFAQLDQMNEEMGYFEPRPWHRDRPQSPKVWSKDPNAANYWGIMPVMPEDQMHK, encoded by the coding sequence ATGACCCTCCTCCCGAGAGACATTCGCGACATCATCCGCGTCAAAAAGATTTCCCACGCCACCTACGAGACGCCCGATCTCGAGGGGCAGATCGCCTATTACACCGACGTGCTCGGCCTGACGCTGACCGCCAAGGAGAAGGACGCGGCGTTCCTCGCCTCGACGCTCGACCATCATTCGGTGGTGCTGCGCAAGGGCGGCAGCGGCGACAAGGGCCAGTGCGTGCGGCTCGGCTTCCAGGTCGGCCTCGACGACGACCTCGGCGAATTCGAGAAGCAGACCAAGGCGCAGGGCATCAAGACCGAGCGCAAGAAGGACCCCGAACCGTCCATCGCCGAGATGCTGACCTTCGAAGACCCGAAGGGCACGGTGATGGAGGTGTTCAAGCGCGCCGACGTGCCGCCGCAGAAGTTCGCGACCAAGGGCATCGTGCCGCACAAGCTCGGCCACGTCGCGTTCTTCGTCAAAGACGTCAAGAAGGTCACCGACTTCTACTGCAATGTGCTGGGCTTCCGCGTCTCCGACTGGATGGGCGACACGTTCTCGTTCCTGCGCTGCGGCGTCGACCACCACACCATCAACCTGATGCAGGATCCGGAGAACCGGCACTTCCACACCGCATTCGAATTACGCGACTGGGGCCACATGCTGACCGCGTGCGACACCTTGAGCCTCAATGGCTACAAGCTGCTCTGGGGTCCCGGCCGGCACGGCATCGGCCACAATCTCTTCACCTATCACCGCGGGCCGAACGGGCTGATCACCGAGCTGTTCGCCCAACTCGACCAGATGAACGAGGAAATGGGCTACTTCGAACCGCGGCCGTGGCATCGCGACCGGCCGCAGTCGCCGAAGGTCTGGTCCAAAGACCCGAACGCCGCGAACTACTGGGGCATCATGCCGGTGATGCCGGAAGACCAGATGCACAAGTGA